From the Anaerobaca lacustris genome, one window contains:
- the rbfA gene encoding 30S ribosome-binding factor RbfA: MSRVSAADTGRNDVMPTRRQEKVARVVKEVVSDAIANHLSDPRIAGLVTVTRVEMTPDLRSGDVYLSVLAPSDAARNKTFAAIDHAAKRIQSLLGSALESKFCPVLHFHRDEHFHKTLETMRLIEEVSNERRSRTVESEEPDAPDV; this comes from the coding sequence ATGAGCAGGGTCTCGGCGGCCGATACGGGAAGAAACGACGTTATGCCCACCCGACGGCAGGAGAAAGTAGCTCGCGTGGTCAAAGAGGTGGTCAGCGACGCCATCGCCAATCACCTGAGCGACCCTCGTATTGCGGGGCTCGTGACGGTTACGCGGGTGGAGATGACGCCGGATCTGCGTAGCGGAGACGTCTATCTGAGCGTACTGGCTCCAAGCGATGCGGCCAGGAACAAGACGTTTGCGGCGATCGACCACGCCGCCAAGCGCATTCAGTCGTTGCTGGGGTCGGCGCTGGAAAGCAAGTTCTGCCCGGTGTTGCACTTTCACCGGGACGAGCATTTCCACAAGACGCTGGAGACGATGAGACTGATCGAGGAGGTGTCCAACGAGCGTCGAAGCCGGACGGTCGAATCGGAGGAGCCGGACGCCCCGGATGTCTAA
- the infB gene encoding translation initiation factor IF-2 has product MAATRVYILARDLGVKSSAIVKKCQDEGLDVKNHMTAISAGLAATIREWFSEGENVTTVETAERVDLSEVRVKRPQRTKVIEASEASEEGSDGGTVEAAVAEAEPSAETETVEEQAEGTIAAEVVETEEAEQEVQTPPAEIEAVESEPAVAEAEAAPLPDVEEEKKEEIVVLPAGPMLGKPKPARLSGPQVVRVEAPEPLDRSRPRPRPRPRRDGTVTEPLMNRDKPGTAASTADADKKRGKRHKERTHGRRKEGVEEDAAKKSKPRGRYRQRDLDERQARLSAAGGEGLRLRPSRKITSKSQREAGAGGRPRKATVSEPITVKDLSSALAVKAADIIARLMQQGIMATANQVIASDVAELVAVEFETELEIERRSSVEEEIRKEFESRERGNLTRRPVVVAMLGHVDHGKTSLLDKVRSTQVAAGEAGGITQHIGASQVTWNNKTVTFLDTPGHEAFTAMRARGANMTDIVVLVVAADDGVMPQTIEAIAHSKAAGVAIVVALNKIDLPGCDINRIYAQLAEHELTPAEWGGQTEVVKTSASTGQGIEDLLEALDYTAELMDLKADDGVPATGWVVEAKMSPQQGPVATVLIKEGQLTKGDVVLAGDTYGRVKMMKNSYGKKIKIATSSMPVEISGLNGVPQAGDRFYCLDDVNRAKDAAEEGRLRAREKSLAARTQVTMDNLFSQIEAGNVKDLNLIVRADVQGSVDVLKKYLSELSVDEIRINILQAMPGGITEGDVLLAEASNAIIIGFNVVADERAAKTAEAEGVDIRLYSVIYRITEDLKKSMVGMLEPEEQEKVLGRAVVRATFKVSRIGTVIGCFVSNGVVLKSAKARLIRNNIVVRDNLSLESLKHFKDDAREVKAGFECGIKLAGFDDLKVDDTLEFYEIVKVARTLDS; this is encoded by the coding sequence TTGGCTGCTACAAGAGTCTACATCTTAGCTCGCGACCTGGGTGTCAAGAGTTCGGCGATCGTGAAGAAATGCCAAGACGAAGGTCTGGACGTCAAGAACCACATGACAGCCATCTCCGCCGGGCTGGCCGCCACCATTCGGGAGTGGTTCAGCGAGGGGGAGAATGTGACGACCGTAGAGACCGCCGAGAGGGTGGATCTGTCGGAAGTACGGGTCAAGAGGCCGCAACGCACCAAAGTCATAGAGGCATCCGAGGCGTCCGAAGAAGGGTCCGACGGCGGCACCGTCGAAGCAGCGGTTGCCGAGGCCGAGCCGTCAGCGGAGACGGAGACCGTCGAGGAACAAGCCGAGGGCACGATCGCGGCTGAAGTCGTCGAGACGGAAGAGGCCGAGCAGGAGGTGCAGACCCCTCCGGCGGAAATCGAGGCGGTTGAATCGGAGCCGGCGGTCGCGGAGGCCGAGGCGGCTCCGTTGCCCGATGTGGAGGAGGAGAAGAAGGAAGAGATCGTAGTGTTGCCTGCCGGTCCCATGCTTGGAAAGCCCAAGCCTGCCCGGCTCAGTGGCCCTCAGGTCGTTCGGGTCGAAGCCCCGGAACCGCTGGACCGCTCCCGACCGCGGCCCCGTCCGCGTCCGCGACGCGACGGTACGGTTACCGAACCCCTGATGAACAGGGACAAACCCGGAACGGCCGCGTCAACAGCAGATGCCGACAAGAAACGGGGCAAACGTCACAAAGAAAGGACCCACGGTCGCAGGAAAGAGGGCGTCGAGGAAGACGCGGCCAAAAAGAGCAAACCGCGCGGACGGTATCGTCAGAGAGATTTGGATGAGCGGCAGGCCCGACTCAGCGCCGCAGGCGGTGAAGGACTTCGGTTGCGTCCCTCTCGGAAGATCACGTCGAAATCGCAACGGGAGGCCGGTGCAGGAGGGCGACCAAGAAAGGCGACCGTCAGTGAGCCGATCACGGTGAAAGATCTGTCGTCCGCCCTGGCGGTCAAGGCCGCCGACATTATCGCCAGACTGATGCAGCAAGGGATCATGGCCACAGCGAACCAGGTGATTGCCAGCGATGTGGCCGAACTGGTGGCCGTGGAATTTGAGACCGAACTGGAAATCGAGCGCAGAAGCTCGGTGGAGGAAGAGATCCGAAAAGAGTTCGAATCGCGCGAGCGTGGTAATCTCACGAGGCGTCCTGTGGTTGTGGCCATGCTCGGACACGTCGATCACGGCAAGACCAGCCTGCTGGACAAGGTCCGCTCGACGCAGGTTGCGGCCGGCGAGGCCGGTGGCATCACGCAACACATCGGCGCCTCTCAGGTGACCTGGAACAACAAGACCGTGACTTTCCTCGACACACCCGGCCACGAGGCGTTCACCGCGATGCGGGCCCGCGGGGCGAACATGACGGACATCGTGGTTCTGGTGGTTGCGGCCGACGACGGCGTGATGCCGCAGACGATTGAGGCGATCGCGCACAGCAAGGCGGCGGGCGTGGCGATCGTGGTAGCCCTGAACAAGATTGACTTGCCCGGCTGCGACATCAATCGCATCTATGCTCAGTTGGCCGAGCACGAGTTGACGCCGGCCGAGTGGGGCGGGCAGACCGAGGTGGTCAAGACCAGCGCTTCGACCGGGCAGGGGATCGAGGATCTGCTCGAAGCACTGGATTATACGGCCGAGCTGATGGATTTGAAGGCCGATGACGGCGTCCCTGCTACCGGATGGGTCGTCGAGGCGAAGATGTCGCCCCAGCAGGGCCCGGTGGCCACCGTGCTGATCAAGGAAGGGCAGCTCACCAAGGGCGACGTCGTCCTGGCCGGCGACACGTATGGCCGGGTCAAGATGATGAAGAACAGCTACGGCAAGAAGATCAAGATCGCCACCAGTTCCATGCCCGTGGAAATCAGCGGTCTCAACGGTGTGCCCCAGGCCGGCGACCGGTTCTATTGCCTTGACGACGTCAATCGCGCCAAGGACGCGGCCGAAGAAGGCCGGCTTCGCGCACGAGAGAAGTCGCTGGCCGCGCGGACCCAGGTGACGATGGACAATCTGTTCAGTCAGATCGAGGCCGGGAACGTCAAAGACCTGAACTTGATCGTTCGCGCCGACGTGCAGGGGTCGGTCGACGTGCTCAAGAAGTACCTGTCCGAGCTGAGTGTGGACGAGATCCGCATCAACATTCTCCAGGCCATGCCGGGGGGGATTACCGAGGGCGACGTGCTTCTGGCCGAGGCGTCCAACGCGATCATCATCGGCTTCAATGTCGTGGCCGACGAGCGCGCCGCCAAGACGGCGGAAGCCGAAGGCGTCGACATCCGCCTGTACAGCGTGATCTACCGCATCACGGAAGACTTGAAGAAGTCCATGGTCGGGATGCTCGAGCCGGAAGAGCAGGAGAAGGTCCTCGGTCGAGCGGTCGTCAGGGCCACGTTCAAGGTGTCGCGCATCGGGACCGTCATCGGCTGCTTCGTCAGCAATGGGGTGGTCCTCAAGAGCGCCAAGGCCCGGTTGATTCGAAACAACATCGTCGTTCGGGACAACCTGTCGCTTGAGTCCCTCAAGCACTTCAAGGACGACGCCCGTGAGGTGAAAGCCGGGTTCGAGTGCGGCATCAAGCTGGCGGGATTCGACGACCTGAAGGTCGATGATACGCTTGAGTTCTACGAAATCGTCAAGGTGGCTCGGACCCTGGATTCATGA
- the hisG gene encoding ATP phosphoribosyltransferase, producing the protein MSSERVLKLGIPAGSLQKATVELFAKAGFSIADSRRSYQPAIDDDEIHPICLRAQEMGRYVGDGVLDAGITGFDWITENDCDVVEVCELPYSKATSNPTRWVLAVPSESKVTRPEDLQGGIVATELIGVTQRYFADRKIDVRVEFSWGATEVKARLVDAIVELTETGTSLRANNLRILDTVIVSTTRLIANRQAWEDDFKREKIENIAILLRAAIEARSKVGLKMNVRKDDLDAVLKVLPAEKSPTVSSLADSAYVAIEVIVDDKVERALVPALKRAGASGIITYPLNKVIH; encoded by the coding sequence ATGAGTTCAGAGAGAGTTTTGAAACTGGGGATTCCCGCCGGAAGTCTGCAGAAGGCGACGGTGGAGTTGTTTGCCAAGGCCGGGTTCAGTATTGCCGATTCGAGGCGGAGCTACCAGCCGGCGATCGACGACGACGAAATCCACCCGATCTGCCTGCGGGCCCAGGAGATGGGTCGCTACGTCGGAGACGGTGTGCTCGATGCGGGCATCACCGGTTTCGATTGGATCACGGAGAACGATTGCGACGTGGTCGAGGTCTGTGAGCTGCCCTACAGCAAGGCGACGAGCAATCCGACTCGGTGGGTTCTGGCCGTTCCCAGTGAATCGAAGGTGACTCGGCCGGAGGACTTGCAGGGTGGGATCGTCGCCACCGAACTGATCGGCGTGACGCAGCGCTATTTCGCCGACCGGAAGATCGACGTCAGAGTCGAGTTCAGTTGGGGCGCGACCGAGGTCAAGGCGCGTCTGGTCGATGCCATCGTCGAGCTGACGGAGACGGGGACCTCCCTGCGGGCCAACAATCTGCGCATTCTCGATACGGTTATCGTCTCAACGACGAGGCTGATCGCGAATCGGCAGGCGTGGGAGGACGATTTCAAGCGGGAGAAGATCGAGAACATCGCGATCCTGCTCCGGGCCGCCATTGAGGCCCGCAGCAAGGTGGGATTGAAAATGAACGTTCGCAAGGATGATCTGGATGCCGTTCTCAAGGTCCTGCCTGCGGAGAAGAGCCCGACGGTATCGAGTCTGGCGGACTCGGCCTACGTGGCGATCGAGGTGATCGTCGATGACAAGGTGGAGAGGGCGTTGGTGCCCGCACTGAAGCGTGCGGGGGCCTCGGGCATCATCACGTATCCGCTGAACAAGGTCATTCATTGA
- the nusA gene encoding transcription termination factor NusA, whose protein sequence is MNQELLRIVDNIARDKNIDKESIFVDLEEAMISAVRKHFSDLESEIVVRIDRDSGKVVAFRDEQPIDIRRLGRIPAQTAKQVMIQKIRADERDSIYTEFVQRKGQLISGAVVRYEGGTLIINLDHWTEGFMPKGEQIMGQTHRPGERIRCLILDVKETASQVKIILSRTHPDFIRRLFESEVPEIAESIIEIRALAREAGYRSKVAVTSYDDKVDPVGACVGVRGSRIKNIVDELGGEKIDIVRWNDSSQVLVANALMPAKVSEIALCFELGRATVVVDEDQLSLAIGKHGQNVRLAARLSGWDIDILTPDEYNLGIERLAAAVKTVEGADDVLVDKLIALGIISVLDLDDVGPEPLVGELSLDPDFAERLVRGADQAAKMMAVESERKQAEKELAEQAGQVDAQKKDQEE, encoded by the coding sequence ATGAACCAGGAATTGTTGAGGATCGTGGACAACATCGCCCGGGACAAGAATATCGACAAGGAGTCGATCTTCGTCGATCTTGAAGAGGCGATGATCTCGGCGGTCCGCAAGCATTTCAGCGATCTGGAAAGCGAGATCGTGGTCCGTATCGACCGGGACAGCGGCAAGGTCGTTGCCTTCCGGGACGAGCAGCCGATCGACATCCGCCGGCTGGGACGCATCCCCGCGCAGACCGCCAAGCAGGTGATGATTCAGAAGATCAGGGCCGACGAACGGGACAGCATCTACACCGAGTTTGTTCAGAGAAAGGGGCAGTTGATCAGCGGCGCGGTGGTTCGCTACGAGGGGGGCACGCTCATCATCAACCTGGATCATTGGACCGAGGGGTTCATGCCCAAGGGCGAGCAGATCATGGGGCAGACCCATCGTCCCGGAGAGCGGATTCGCTGTCTGATCCTCGACGTGAAAGAGACCGCCAGTCAGGTCAAGATCATCCTGTCGCGCACGCATCCGGATTTCATCCGGCGTCTGTTCGAATCGGAAGTGCCGGAGATCGCCGAGAGCATCATCGAGATTCGGGCGCTGGCCCGCGAGGCGGGCTACCGGAGCAAGGTGGCGGTGACGTCGTACGACGACAAAGTGGACCCCGTCGGGGCTTGCGTGGGCGTCCGAGGCAGCCGTATCAAGAATATCGTCGATGAGCTGGGCGGCGAGAAGATCGACATCGTCCGGTGGAACGATTCATCTCAAGTCCTTGTAGCCAATGCGCTTATGCCGGCGAAAGTCAGCGAGATCGCGTTGTGCTTCGAGTTGGGACGGGCCACCGTGGTGGTGGACGAGGACCAGTTGTCTCTGGCGATTGGCAAGCACGGCCAGAACGTCCGTCTGGCGGCCCGGCTCAGCGGCTGGGACATCGACATCCTCACGCCGGACGAATACAACCTCGGTATCGAGCGGCTTGCGGCCGCCGTCAAGACCGTCGAAGGCGCCGACGACGTCCTGGTTGATAAGCTGATTGCTTTGGGTATTATATCGGTTCTTGATCTGGATGATGTCGGGCCCGAGCCCCTGGTGGGCGAGTTGAGCCTCGATCCCGACTTCGCCGAGCGGCTGGTGCGGGGGGCCGATCAGGCGGCCAAGATGATGGCGGTCGAGTCGGAGCGAAAGCAGGCCGAGAAGGAACTGGCCGAACAGGCCGGTCAGGTCGATGCGCAGAAGAAGGATCAGGAAGAATAG
- a CDS encoding peptidyl-prolyl cis-trans isomerase → MNTKHAAFIISFVIVALGAVLVIGCRPEDAERAESADASEIVATIGDYAITKDELRQRLAQSIRPQRDSYNRPPERVTAESVLHEMLVEKAMILEGRALGYTDDESVSNSIGRYRQRRFIQALVNDYVQENVPVSQAEIDEKIAADPNVTPEQARVQVLQPKVGPVLRAYLAELQKKFELKKVERNFARAAQIHQRLLTQPAEPRGRTVFWITNQQIQTELGRDERDLVLATYTGGQFTLYDWFRALNEIAPPGRPKDLSTPGGVERLLDRGLEPAILEAEAVLRGYDKKEELVRDIRAREDMAILGKVRMEKYQEVPQPSDEQIRAYFDQNEQMFATEAALKIDQIWCKDFQTAEQVRKTLEGGGTFETVKAAQSLRAEEVERNTYASSEGVFWEELWKGEPGDIVGPVRGFYDDGIKWRVVKVIEKTPAEPRPYSDSVKSQVQSAMMAQQSRDHITRYGVSLLDKYPHEVYAEKIQDIDPLEVTGTEVDPAR, encoded by the coding sequence ATGAACACGAAACACGCAGCGTTCATCATCTCGTTTGTCATTGTTGCGCTTGGGGCGGTCCTTGTCATCGGCTGTCGTCCCGAGGACGCCGAGCGTGCGGAATCCGCCGATGCCTCTGAGATCGTGGCCACGATCGGCGACTATGCGATCACGAAGGATGAGTTACGACAGCGGCTGGCGCAGAGCATCCGGCCGCAGCGCGACAGCTACAATCGTCCGCCGGAGCGGGTGACGGCCGAATCCGTGCTGCACGAGATGCTGGTCGAGAAAGCGATGATCCTCGAAGGCCGTGCGCTGGGGTACACCGACGACGAGTCGGTGTCCAACTCCATCGGTCGATACAGGCAGCGCCGGTTCATTCAGGCCCTTGTGAACGATTACGTGCAGGAGAATGTCCCGGTCAGCCAGGCGGAGATCGACGAGAAGATTGCCGCCGATCCCAACGTGACTCCGGAGCAGGCCAGAGTGCAGGTGCTCCAGCCCAAGGTCGGGCCCGTGCTGCGCGCGTATCTGGCCGAGCTGCAGAAGAAGTTCGAACTCAAGAAGGTCGAGAGGAATTTCGCGCGAGCCGCGCAGATTCATCAGCGCTTGTTGACGCAGCCGGCCGAACCGCGCGGGCGCACCGTGTTCTGGATCACCAACCAGCAGATCCAGACCGAGCTTGGCAGGGACGAACGAGATCTCGTCCTGGCGACGTACACTGGTGGGCAATTCACGCTGTACGACTGGTTCAGGGCGTTGAACGAGATTGCCCCGCCGGGGCGACCGAAGGATCTGAGCACGCCGGGCGGGGTGGAGCGACTGTTGGACCGGGGGCTCGAACCGGCGATCCTGGAGGCCGAGGCCGTCTTGCGCGGCTATGACAAGAAGGAGGAACTGGTGCGCGACATCCGGGCCCGCGAGGACATGGCCATTCTCGGCAAGGTCCGGATGGAGAAGTATCAGGAGGTTCCCCAGCCGAGCGACGAACAGATCAGGGCCTATTTCGACCAGAACGAGCAGATGTTCGCCACGGAGGCGGCGCTGAAGATCGACCAGATCTGGTGCAAGGACTTCCAGACCGCCGAGCAGGTCAGAAAGACGCTCGAAGGCGGAGGGACCTTCGAGACCGTCAAGGCCGCCCAGTCGCTGCGAGCCGAAGAGGTGGAGCGAAATACGTATGCCTCAAGCGAAGGGGTCTTCTGGGAGGAGCTTTGGAAGGGCGAGCCTGGTGATATCGTTGGGCCCGTCCGGGGATTCTACGACGATGGAATCAAGTGGCGCGTGGTGAAGGTCATCGAAAAGACGCCGGCCGAGCCGAGGCCGTACTCCGATTCGGTCAAGAGTCAGGTCCAGTCGGCGATGATGGCGCAGCAGTCGAGAGACCACATCACACGCTACGGCGTGTCCCTCCTGGACAAGTATCCTCACGAGGTCTATGCAGAGAAGATCCAGGATATCGACCCTCTCGAGGTGACTGGGACAGAGGTCGATCCGGCCCGGTGA
- the dapB gene encoding 4-hydroxy-tetrahydrodipicolinate reductase codes for MKRKLAVVGAAGRVGRRIIALAVESGKLTVVGAADAQGHPDLGKDAGLLAGVGALNVPLSDRCPPDPDVVIDFSLPQAAGNTLRHCMEQKIPLVMGTTGLDAEQQAVVAKAAKAIPLIYGTNMSVGMNVLFALVGKAAAMLGPDYDIEIVEQHHRFKKDAPSGSALTLAEKVCQATGRDYPDCLTHGRSGKDALRQPGTIGMHAVRAGDIVGIHSVICSTLGETITLSHTAHSRDTFVGGALRAAEWLIGKDPGLYSMADVLGLK; via the coding sequence ATGAAACGCAAATTGGCGGTTGTAGGTGCGGCCGGGCGCGTGGGCAGGCGGATCATCGCCCTGGCGGTCGAATCAGGGAAGTTGACGGTCGTTGGCGCTGCCGACGCCCAGGGCCATCCCGATCTGGGCAAGGACGCAGGGCTTCTGGCGGGGGTCGGGGCTCTGAACGTACCCCTGAGCGATCGCTGCCCTCCCGATCCGGATGTCGTGATCGACTTCTCCCTCCCCCAGGCGGCCGGCAACACACTGCGGCACTGTATGGAGCAGAAGATCCCGCTGGTCATGGGGACGACCGGCCTGGACGCCGAGCAGCAGGCCGTGGTCGCCAAGGCGGCCAAAGCCATTCCCCTCATCTACGGGACCAACATGAGCGTCGGCATGAACGTGCTGTTCGCCCTCGTGGGCAAGGCGGCCGCCATGCTCGGGCCGGACTACGATATCGAGATCGTCGAACAGCATCACCGTTTCAAGAAGGACGCACCCAGCGGCAGCGCCCTGACGCTGGCGGAGAAGGTCTGCCAGGCGACCGGGCGGGACTATCCCGACTGCCTGACGCACGGTCGAAGCGGCAAGGACGCCCTGAGGCAACCCGGCACCATCGGCATGCACGCCGTCCGCGCCGGCGACATCGTGGGCATCCACTCGGTGATCTGCAGCACGTTGGGCGAAACCATCACGCTCAGCCACACCGCCCACAGCCGGGACACCTTCGTCGGAGGGGCCCTGCGGGCGGCCGAATGGCTCATTGGCAAAGATCCCGGCCTCTACTCCATGGCCGACGTGCTGGGCCTCAAGTAG
- a CDS encoding GH116 family glycosyl-hydrolase — protein MKSRPFLPLIVAVMACLLCAAETFAQDSVAIGPATALQDASPAWPVLKHYDQQHLARIALPLGGIGTGTVSLGGRGDLRDWEIMNRPAKGFVPMRGSLGPFFAVLAKTPDGKTLAKAAEGPIDVSAYENSHGSTAPNHGLPRFRNCSFATAYPLGQVMLSDRDMPMDLRLEAFNPLVPADPEASGIPVAVLRYVLRNKTDQPLVASVCGSMPNFVGIDGSGHTRDWKGDLVATGGRANRNHYRQTDGLRGIFMDSEGVAERAEQWGSIALVTTASTGVTHRVSWIASGWGRSPLDFWDDFSTDGKLDKRAPTGEDTPMASLAVQVEIPARQEKTITFLIAWHFPNRMTWTPKGNDEDRIGNYYTTRYADAWDVAEKVAGRLSRLEADTVRFVKAFCDSDLPEVAKEAALFNLSSLRSQTCFRTPDGRFYGFEGSSNRRGCCHGSCTHVWNYEHATAFLFGSLARSMREVEFAHATDETGLMSFRVNLPLDRAREYGKAAADGQMGCIMKLYRDWQLSGDDRLLESLWPHAKRALEFCWIEGGWDADKDGVMDGCQHNTMDVEYYGPNPQMGLWYLGALRAAEEMARHQGDTAFATTCRRLFENGSRWIDENLFNGEYYEHHIRPPKDRSAIAPALLVGMGAADPTKPDYQLGSGCLVDQLVGQYTAHVCGLGYLVQPDHVRKTLASIMKYNYRDGMHDHFNCMRSFAMGDESALLMASYPKDRPENPFPYFSEVMTGFEYTAAIGMLQEGLIDEGLTCIANIRDRYDGRRRSPFDEAECGHHYARAMASWAAVPALTGFLYSGVDRTITFANTEGNHFWSNGDAWGTCAIERTSDSAKITMAVLAGRLDLAEFRLTGFGNRAFGDGLQIEAGRQAQFQVSGSASTY, from the coding sequence ATGAAATCACGCCCATTCCTTCCACTGATCGTCGCTGTAATGGCCTGCCTGCTCTGTGCGGCTGAGACCTTCGCACAGGATTCCGTCGCGATCGGTCCGGCGACAGCCCTGCAGGACGCGTCGCCCGCCTGGCCGGTGCTCAAGCACTACGACCAACAACATCTGGCTCGAATCGCCCTGCCTCTGGGCGGGATCGGGACCGGCACGGTTTCGCTGGGCGGCCGAGGCGACCTCCGCGACTGGGAGATCATGAACCGCCCCGCCAAGGGCTTCGTGCCGATGAGAGGTTCGCTCGGCCCGTTCTTCGCGGTTCTTGCCAAAACTCCCGACGGCAAGACGCTGGCCAAGGCTGCCGAAGGCCCGATCGACGTCTCGGCCTATGAGAACAGCCACGGAAGCACGGCGCCCAACCACGGGCTGCCGCGTTTCCGAAACTGCTCCTTCGCAACGGCCTACCCGCTCGGCCAAGTCATGCTCTCCGACCGCGACATGCCGATGGACCTTCGCCTGGAGGCCTTCAATCCCCTGGTCCCTGCCGACCCCGAAGCCAGCGGTATCCCGGTGGCCGTGCTGCGGTACGTCCTGCGGAACAAGACCGACCAGCCGCTCGTGGCGTCCGTCTGCGGGAGCATGCCCAACTTCGTCGGAATCGACGGCTCCGGCCACACCCGGGACTGGAAGGGCGACCTGGTCGCGACCGGAGGACGCGCCAACCGCAACCACTATCGCCAGACGGACGGACTTCGAGGCATCTTCATGGACTCCGAGGGCGTCGCCGAGCGGGCCGAGCAATGGGGCTCCATCGCGCTGGTAACCACCGCAAGCACCGGCGTAACGCATCGAGTCTCCTGGATCGCCTCCGGTTGGGGCCGCTCTCCACTCGATTTCTGGGATGACTTCAGCACCGACGGCAAGCTCGACAAACGAGCGCCCACCGGCGAGGACACCCCAATGGCTTCGCTGGCCGTGCAGGTCGAAATTCCGGCCCGACAGGAGAAAACGATCACCTTCCTGATCGCCTGGCACTTCCCCAACCGGATGACCTGGACGCCCAAGGGCAACGACGAGGACCGGATCGGCAACTACTACACGACCCGATACGCCGACGCCTGGGACGTGGCCGAGAAGGTGGCGGGCCGACTGAGCCGGCTCGAAGCGGACACCGTACGCTTCGTGAAGGCCTTCTGCGACAGCGACCTGCCCGAGGTCGCCAAGGAAGCGGCGCTGTTCAATCTCAGTTCGCTGCGAAGCCAGACCTGCTTTCGCACCCCGGATGGGCGATTCTATGGGTTCGAGGGGTCCAGCAACCGCAGGGGCTGCTGCCACGGCTCCTGCACCCACGTCTGGAACTACGAGCACGCGACGGCGTTCCTCTTCGGGTCGCTGGCCCGATCGATGCGCGAGGTGGAGTTCGCCCACGCCACCGACGAGACCGGCCTGATGAGCTTCCGCGTCAACCTTCCACTCGACCGAGCTCGGGAGTATGGCAAGGCGGCCGCCGACGGCCAGATGGGCTGCATCATGAAACTCTATCGCGACTGGCAGTTGTCCGGCGACGACCGCCTGCTCGAATCGCTCTGGCCGCACGCGAAACGGGCCCTCGAATTCTGCTGGATCGAGGGCGGCTGGGACGCCGACAAGGACGGCGTAATGGACGGCTGCCAGCACAATACGATGGACGTCGAGTACTACGGCCCCAACCCACAGATGGGCCTCTGGTACCTCGGAGCGCTGCGGGCGGCTGAGGAGATGGCCCGACATCAGGGCGACACGGCGTTCGCCACGACGTGTCGGCGTCTGTTCGAGAACGGCAGCCGATGGATCGATGAGAACCTCTTCAACGGCGAGTACTACGAGCATCACATCCGCCCGCCCAAGGACCGCTCGGCGATCGCCCCGGCTCTGCTCGTGGGCATGGGCGCGGCGGACCCGACGAAACCCGACTACCAGCTCGGCTCCGGCTGCCTGGTCGATCAGCTCGTCGGCCAGTACACCGCCCACGTCTGCGGCCTGGGCTACCTGGTCCAGCCGGACCATGTGCGCAAGACCCTGGCAAGCATCATGAAGTACAACTATCGCGACGGCATGCACGACCACTTCAACTGCATGCGCAGCTTTGCGATGGGCGACGAGTCGGCCCTGCTGATGGCCAGCTATCCGAAAGACCGGCCCGAGAACCCGTTCCCCTATTTCAGCGAGGTGATGACCGGTTTCGAATACACCGCCGCGATCGGTATGCTCCAGGAGGGGCTCATTGACGAGGGACTGACGTGCATCGCGAACATCCGCGACCGATACGACGGCCGCCGGCGCAGCCCCTTCGACGAGGCCGAATGCGGACACCATTACGCCCGCGCTATGGCCAGTTGGGCGGCGGTTCCCGCGCTGACCGGGTTCCTTTATTCCGGCGTGGACAGGACCATAACCTTCGCGAACACCGAAGGCAACCACTTCTGGTCCAATGGCGACGCTTGGGGCACGTGCGCAATCGAACGCACCAGCGACTCGGCGAAGATCACAATGGCAGTGCTGGCCGGCAGGCTCGATCTGGCTGAGTTCCGCCTGACCGGCTTTGGCAATCGTGCATTCGGCGATGGGCTACAAATCGAGGCGGGTAGGCAGGCTCAGTTCCAGGTGAGCGGCTCGGCATCCACCTACTGA